Proteins from a single region of Ferrimicrobium sp.:
- a CDS encoding pirin family protein → MVSSGLEQATIVTSTIGASARERLPRRLIKAPSGLEGEGFPVKRAFAGVPMSELDPFVHMDEMGEVEYGPGEPKGTPWHPHRGFETVTYLMEGQFVHQDSIGGGGSLGQGDTQWMTAGAGILHIERPPEELVVQGGLFHGLQLWVNLPSRQKWVEPRYQDIGHRNVAVGTSPYRDVRLRVIAGGLGTDLRGPGVTYTPINMVHATLHPGARLSLDWPAAFNLLVYVMEGTVQFGSTRVDAQASQLAVFGEGDFFELVNPGVGDAEVVLLGGQPIGEPVAHYGPFVMNTRAELEQAIADFQAGRMGQIPVTHL, encoded by the coding sequence GTGGTATCCAGTGGGCTCGAACAGGCGACCATCGTAACGAGTACCATAGGAGCGAGCGCTCGTGAGCGACTCCCGCGAAGGCTGATTAAGGCACCAAGCGGTCTGGAGGGTGAGGGCTTTCCGGTGAAGCGGGCCTTCGCTGGGGTGCCGATGTCAGAGCTTGATCCCTTTGTCCACATGGATGAGATGGGTGAGGTGGAGTATGGACCAGGCGAGCCAAAAGGCACACCATGGCATCCTCACCGTGGGTTTGAGACGGTCACGTACCTCATGGAGGGTCAGTTCGTCCATCAGGACTCAATCGGGGGTGGTGGCAGCCTTGGTCAAGGTGACACGCAGTGGATGACGGCAGGTGCTGGCATTCTCCATATTGAGCGCCCCCCGGAGGAGCTGGTGGTACAAGGAGGCCTCTTTCACGGACTGCAACTGTGGGTCAATCTACCCTCTCGACAGAAGTGGGTGGAGCCTCGCTATCAGGACATCGGGCATCGGAACGTGGCGGTGGGAACGAGTCCGTACCGTGATGTTCGCCTGCGAGTGATCGCGGGTGGACTCGGCACTGATCTGCGGGGTCCCGGCGTTACCTACACCCCGATCAACATGGTGCATGCGACGCTGCATCCGGGTGCACGCCTTTCGCTTGATTGGCCCGCAGCCTTCAATCTTCTTGTCTATGTGATGGAGGGTACCGTCCAGTTTGGATCGACGCGCGTGGATGCACAGGCGTCGCAACTAGCGGTCTTTGGTGAGGGTGACTTCTTTGAACTGGTCAACCCTGGTGTCGGTGATGCGGAGGTGGTTCTCCTGGGTGGCCAACCTATCGGCGAGCCGGTCGCTCATTATGGACCATTTGTTATGAATACCCGTGCCGAGCTTGAACAGGCGATCGCCGACTTCCAGGCAGGGAGAATGGGTCAGATCCCTGTAACGCACCTGTGA
- a CDS encoding enoyl-CoA hydratase/isomerase family protein codes for MQGNVFAEVDAGTKVATVWIDNPERVNAMSIQMWERLSEVLGALAQDRDVWVVAIRGVNGNFCAGADLSEFGDYRQGADTLVYDQRTEAALLIPRQMPMPVVAVVEGYCLGGGVSIAAACDIVYAVDDAKFQIPAAKVGTAYPDGALHRLRDRVGYANALELIATARRVAAGDAVALGLVTQAFASSDEVLAQLLRIATLAPRSIAAAKASMNGRITEDERVAIFSSQDYQEGLRAFAERRSPRFTGL; via the coding sequence GTGCAAGGGAACGTCTTCGCAGAGGTTGACGCCGGTACTAAGGTAGCGACGGTTTGGATCGACAACCCTGAGCGCGTGAACGCGATGTCGATTCAGATGTGGGAACGTTTGTCGGAGGTGCTTGGTGCACTTGCGCAGGACCGGGACGTCTGGGTCGTAGCGATTCGGGGGGTGAACGGCAATTTTTGCGCCGGTGCTGATCTGAGTGAGTTTGGCGATTATCGACAAGGGGCTGATACGTTGGTCTATGACCAACGTACCGAGGCCGCGCTACTCATTCCTCGCCAGATGCCTATGCCAGTCGTGGCCGTTGTGGAGGGTTACTGTTTGGGTGGGGGTGTCAGCATCGCCGCGGCCTGCGACATTGTCTACGCCGTGGACGACGCCAAATTTCAAATTCCTGCCGCTAAGGTCGGTACGGCCTATCCCGATGGGGCCCTCCATCGATTGCGCGATCGGGTCGGCTATGCCAACGCTCTGGAGCTGATCGCGACCGCGAGGAGAGTTGCTGCCGGTGATGCCGTCGCGCTTGGCCTTGTGACCCAGGCTTTTGCTTCGAGCGACGAGGTGTTGGCGCAGCTGCTGCGAATTGCTACGCTGGCACCGCGGTCGATCGCCGCGGCGAAGGCGAGCATGAATGGACGCATAACCGAGGATGAGCGGGTCGCGATCTTCTCGAGCCAGGACTATCAAGAAGGGCTTCGCGCATTCGCCGAGCGACGCAGTCCCCGATTCACTGGTCTTTGA
- a CDS encoding GntR family transcriptional regulator, translating to MIEPQSHAASGLPLWAQLAEALREGIEAGRYYRHFPSEPELVERYKVSRSTVREAIRYLRSEGYLESRQGKGTFVVARESFESLHNHRFSLAGKIAESGLEEVAELLWKGLISEPALAHRLGLESGEFFLIERLRGSQHERLALERAYLPRANADSFEDVDLTQVGSLYAVLQSGTGITVTAGVDEVSAAMPSASEAGLLGIAETEPVLVVERTAYSHQELVEFRRTILVPARVRFRSEWGR from the coding sequence GTGATCGAGCCACAGTCGCATGCAGCCTCTGGTCTGCCGCTCTGGGCCCAGCTCGCTGAGGCCCTGCGCGAGGGGATCGAAGCTGGACGATACTATCGCCATTTCCCCTCCGAACCTGAACTGGTGGAACGTTACAAGGTGTCACGGTCAACGGTGCGTGAAGCGATACGCTATCTGCGCTCCGAGGGATACCTTGAATCGAGACAGGGTAAAGGCACCTTCGTGGTTGCGCGAGAGAGTTTTGAGTCGCTACACAATCACCGATTTTCCTTAGCTGGTAAGATCGCAGAGTCTGGGCTTGAGGAGGTCGCAGAACTCCTCTGGAAGGGACTAATCTCCGAACCGGCACTGGCGCATCGACTCGGGCTAGAGTCCGGAGAGTTTTTCTTGATCGAGCGATTGCGTGGATCCCAACATGAGCGCTTGGCCCTTGAGCGGGCCTACTTGCCGCGAGCGAACGCCGATAGTTTCGAGGATGTTGACCTGACTCAGGTGGGGTCACTCTACGCCGTGCTCCAGTCAGGAACTGGTATCACGGTCACGGCTGGCGTCGACGAGGTTTCCGCTGCGATGCCCTCAGCGAGCGAGGCTGGATTACTTGGTATTGCCGAGACGGAACCGGTGTTGGTGGTCGAACGGACTGCCTACTCGCACCAGGAGCTGGTAGAGTTCCGACGAACTATCCTTGTCCCAGCCCGGGTCCGCTTCCGTAGTGAGTGGGGCCGATAG
- a CDS encoding pyridoxamine 5'-phosphate oxidase family protein, producing the protein MERTEIVQAIASARHGLLATITPKGAVHTVLVNPFWSESRECIAVFSRRRSQKVVNLENRSTATIALVEGAKYFAMLGVATVVDDGDEVERCLPAFYHKYQRFPVEAVDRVVIYLNVERTLGGL; encoded by the coding sequence TTGGAGAGAACTGAGATTGTGCAGGCGATCGCAAGCGCGCGACACGGGCTACTTGCGACGATCACTCCAAAGGGGGCAGTACATACGGTTCTTGTGAATCCCTTTTGGTCAGAAAGCCGAGAATGCATTGCGGTGTTTTCGCGACGAAGGAGCCAAAAGGTGGTCAATCTGGAGAATCGATCAACGGCGACCATCGCCTTGGTCGAGGGTGCGAAGTACTTTGCCATGCTTGGAGTCGCGACGGTCGTGGATGATGGAGATGAAGTGGAGCGCTGTTTGCCTGCGTTCTATCACAAATACCAGCGATTCCCTGTGGAGGCAGTCGATAGGGTCGTGATCTATCTGAACGTCGAACGTACACTTGGTGGTCTCTAG
- a CDS encoding MMPL family transporter, which yields MSRFFERLGVFAVRFKYAIVVVWIAGLIAALAFLPSIGSVVQNNFSNFLPTNSPSIKAAQLADVFQKSTDSTVVVVADNPHAALTTADTTYLNSLSQTLKSVPSVVKSNVAAISANGKAEQIEVVSSISQFNDLGIKSLVNDLQAKLQSNPAPADLHIHLAGTVATAVAQADQNNSSASATQGFSVLFILVLLFIVFRSVLAPFLTLLPALIVTLLAGPVVARLTSVLHYQVSSVTQLLMIVLVLGAGTDYGLFLVFRTREELNRGRSPQEAVEFALSRVGESITFSALTVIAAVLMLITATFGFYRGLGYPLAIAVFLMLLAGLTLQPALLAIFGKAAFWPRRKSEKRQEAKYGLWGRIAGRLVMRPVVTLLIGVAFFGVLAFFAPLNRSSGFASNAAAPTGTNAYYGNQDLTRYFPKASFNPTELIFRFSSPIWNHIGTLETLDTDISHSSLFTQVDGALNPAGVALPVAQLQRLHALLGSASTLPQVSTGHLVPAGVYQLYRATGNYISSNGDEVLFETTLTAGSPGQNPAINAVPAIRSFTSTLAKQVGATKSGVAGEAPASYDVSAASNHDLVHIVPLVILIIAILLALVLRSVVAPVFLVVSVGLSFFAALGVAVLIFMKIGSHSGLIFILPFMLFLFLLALGEDYNILVMTRIREESHHHTIREAVVAAIGATGPAVTSAGMVLAGTFLVLGLASAGQAEVEEIGISLALGILMDTFLVRTLLVPSAVVLLGRWSWWPSKLSDVEPDPDSSHRHGQQTPSVSATGESNREPEGQLT from the coding sequence TTGAGTCGGTTTTTTGAGCGCCTCGGTGTTTTTGCGGTCAGGTTCAAGTACGCCATCGTGGTGGTATGGATTGCGGGCCTGATAGCTGCGCTCGCGTTTTTGCCCTCGATTGGCTCGGTGGTGCAGAACAACTTCTCTAACTTCCTGCCAACCAACTCACCGTCGATCAAAGCAGCGCAGCTAGCCGATGTGTTTCAAAAGAGTACGGACTCGACGGTTGTGGTTGTCGCGGATAACCCTCACGCCGCACTCACGACTGCTGATACCACATATCTCAATAGCCTGTCACAGACATTGAAGTCCGTGCCGAGTGTGGTCAAGTCAAATGTGGCGGCGATCTCGGCTAATGGTAAGGCAGAACAGATCGAGGTCGTTTCCTCCATCTCGCAGTTCAACGATTTGGGCATCAAGTCTCTCGTCAACGACCTGCAGGCCAAGTTGCAGAGCAACCCAGCTCCGGCCGATCTTCATATTCACCTGGCCGGGACGGTAGCGACAGCGGTCGCTCAGGCCGATCAGAATAATTCAAGTGCCAGCGCCACCCAGGGCTTTTCGGTGCTGTTCATCCTCGTGCTTCTCTTCATTGTGTTCCGCTCGGTGCTGGCGCCCTTCCTGACCCTGTTGCCTGCGCTCATCGTCACATTGTTAGCCGGACCAGTGGTGGCCCGGTTGACCTCGGTCCTGCACTATCAGGTCTCAAGCGTCACCCAGCTGCTCATGATCGTCCTCGTGTTGGGTGCAGGGACTGACTACGGACTCTTTCTTGTGTTTCGAACCCGTGAGGAGCTCAACCGTGGGCGTTCTCCTCAGGAGGCAGTTGAGTTTGCCCTCTCTCGGGTTGGGGAGTCGATCACTTTCTCGGCCCTCACCGTGATCGCAGCGGTCCTTATGCTCATTACCGCTACCTTTGGCTTCTACCGAGGGCTCGGCTATCCCCTCGCCATTGCCGTGTTCTTGATGCTCCTTGCTGGCCTGACCCTCCAGCCGGCACTACTAGCTATTTTTGGGAAGGCTGCATTCTGGCCTCGGCGTAAGTCGGAGAAGCGACAGGAGGCCAAGTATGGGCTGTGGGGCAGGATAGCGGGCCGCCTGGTCATGCGTCCGGTGGTCACACTCTTGATTGGCGTCGCCTTCTTTGGTGTCCTTGCCTTCTTTGCGCCGCTGAATCGCTCCTCAGGGTTCGCAAGCAACGCAGCAGCTCCCACTGGAACCAATGCCTACTATGGAAACCAGGATCTCACCCGTTACTTCCCGAAGGCCTCCTTTAACCCAACCGAATTGATCTTTCGTTTCTCCTCTCCGATCTGGAACCATATTGGCACGTTAGAGACCTTGGATACCGATATCTCGCACTCCTCGCTCTTTACGCAGGTCGATGGGGCACTCAACCCCGCCGGGGTTGCTCTACCGGTTGCGCAGCTCCAGCGTCTCCATGCCCTTCTTGGCTCCGCATCCACGCTTCCCCAAGTGAGCACCGGACATCTCGTTCCAGCTGGGGTGTATCAGCTATACCGTGCGACCGGTAACTACATCAGCAGCAATGGTGACGAGGTGTTGTTTGAGACGACCCTTACGGCGGGATCGCCGGGCCAAAATCCTGCGATCAATGCGGTGCCGGCGATTCGGTCTTTCACGAGTACGTTGGCCAAACAAGTCGGGGCAACGAAGTCGGGTGTTGCTGGCGAGGCACCGGCTTCCTACGACGTCTCGGCGGCCTCGAATCACGATCTTGTCCATATCGTTCCGCTCGTGATCTTGATCATCGCTATTCTGTTGGCCCTCGTTCTCCGCTCCGTCGTAGCCCCTGTGTTTCTTGTCGTGAGTGTTGGACTCTCCTTCTTTGCCGCCCTGGGGGTCGCGGTCCTGATCTTTATGAAAATCGGTAGTCACAGTGGCCTGATCTTCATTTTGCCGTTCATGCTCTTCCTCTTCCTGTTAGCACTCGGAGAGGACTACAACATATTGGTGATGACCCGAATACGGGAGGAGTCTCATCATCACACCATCCGTGAGGCAGTGGTTGCCGCAATCGGTGCGACCGGGCCGGCAGTGACCTCGGCCGGTATGGTGCTGGCGGGCACCTTCCTTGTCCTGGGTCTTGCCTCAGCAGGTCAGGCAGAGGTCGAGGAGATCGGGATTTCGCTGGCGCTGGGCATCTTGATGGATACGTTTTTGGTGAGGACGCTCTTGGTTCCGTCAGCGGTGGTGCTGCTCGGCCGTTGGAGCTGGTGGCCTTCAAAACTCAGCGACGTAGAGCCAGACCCGGATTCGTCACATCGGCACGGCCAACAAACGCCGTCGGTCTCCGCGACAGGGGAGAGCAATCGAGAGCCTGAGGGGCAGCTTACCTAG
- a CDS encoding AMP-binding protein codes for MKVELNVLDFLYRAVEVYPDRLALVDDPGVPGALGRLTYGEIGQRVKGMASTLEAMGYEVGDRIGIVSPNAGKFLISYFGVSGYGRILVPINYRLNADEVQYIVNHSGTRLLLIDPEYADVFGGVKVEKSIILDGVEDAQLFAPLAEGASVPVWAGDEDFACSINYTSGTTSRPKGVQMTHRNAWLNASTLGWHTTVTDRDVLLHTLPMFHCNGWGMPYAITGMGGTHVIQRKIDGESILANVENEGVTIACGAPAVWAAALQGAERRASEGRQIPGRDLMRVVAAGAPPPSRTIESIQEVLGWEFIQIYGLTETSPLLTVNRRPQEWDALEPAELARRLSMAGTPSIGVRIAEDVDGEVLAQGNQVFKGYWEQPEETAKALAGGWFHTGDGGVYRDGFLRILDRKKDVIITGGENVSSIEVEDALFQHPAVAEVAVIGVPDVKWGETVKALVVPKQGTNPTEKELQEFCRERMAHFKCPTSIEFREELARTATGKLQKFKLRAPYWEGKERLVN; via the coding sequence ATGAAAGTTGAACTCAACGTCTTGGATTTCCTGTATCGCGCCGTCGAGGTATATCCCGATCGTTTAGCGCTGGTCGATGATCCTGGTGTTCCTGGTGCGCTGGGCCGGTTGACCTATGGTGAGATAGGCCAGCGCGTGAAGGGTATGGCTTCCACGCTCGAGGCGATGGGTTATGAGGTAGGGGACCGGATTGGTATCGTGTCTCCGAACGCCGGGAAGTTCTTGATCTCGTACTTTGGTGTCTCTGGCTATGGACGGATCCTGGTGCCCATCAACTATCGATTGAACGCCGATGAGGTGCAATACATCGTCAACCATTCGGGTACACGGCTTCTCCTGATCGACCCGGAGTATGCCGATGTCTTCGGTGGTGTCAAGGTCGAGAAGTCGATCATCCTTGACGGCGTAGAGGATGCCCAGCTCTTTGCACCCCTGGCCGAGGGTGCATCGGTTCCAGTCTGGGCGGGTGACGAGGATTTTGCCTGCTCGATCAACTACACCTCTGGCACCACGTCTCGTCCTAAAGGGGTCCAGATGACCCATAGAAACGCCTGGCTGAACGCATCGACACTTGGTTGGCACACGACGGTGACGGATCGAGATGTGCTTTTGCACACGCTGCCCATGTTTCACTGCAACGGTTGGGGTATGCCCTATGCAATAACTGGCATGGGCGGTACCCATGTGATCCAACGAAAGATCGATGGGGAGAGCATCCTTGCCAACGTCGAAAACGAGGGTGTGACCATCGCCTGTGGTGCACCGGCCGTCTGGGCTGCCGCGTTGCAGGGTGCGGAGCGTCGGGCCAGTGAGGGTCGCCAGATCCCAGGGCGTGATCTCATGCGTGTGGTTGCCGCAGGCGCGCCGCCACCGTCGCGGACGATCGAGAGCATCCAGGAGGTGCTCGGCTGGGAATTCATCCAGATCTATGGCTTGACGGAGACCTCTCCGCTGCTGACGGTGAACCGTCGGCCACAGGAGTGGGATGCGTTGGAGCCGGCGGAGCTTGCGCGTCGTCTATCGATGGCTGGGACTCCGAGTATTGGTGTTCGTATCGCTGAAGATGTCGATGGTGAGGTGCTCGCTCAAGGGAATCAGGTCTTCAAAGGCTATTGGGAGCAGCCTGAAGAGACTGCGAAGGCCCTTGCTGGCGGATGGTTCCATACGGGTGACGGTGGTGTCTACCGAGATGGATTCCTCCGGATTCTCGACCGGAAGAAGGATGTCATCATCACCGGCGGAGAAAACGTCTCTTCCATCGAGGTAGAGGATGCACTCTTTCAGCATCCAGCCGTTGCAGAGGTGGCGGTGATTGGCGTGCCTGATGTCAAGTGGGGCGAGACAGTAAAGGCGTTAGTTGTGCCGAAGCAGGGCACGAATCCAACGGAGAAGGAGCTGCAGGAGTTTTGCCGGGAGCGTATGGCGCACTTCAAGTGCCCGACCTCGATCGAGTTTCGTGAGGAGCTAGCCCGAACCGCCACGGGCAAGTTGCAGAAGTTTAAATTGCGGGCACCGTATTGGGAGGGCAAGGAACGCCTCGTCAACTGA
- a CDS encoding PIG-L deacetylase family protein, with product MNTQRDGFATYFTTSPQRISKDLEVPATVLAIGAHPDDIEFGCGATLAKWAERSCATHIAILTDGRRGTWNPTQDLLALAVSRQAEARSAALALGAQAPLFLQQIDGELRATSDIVLRLVTLLRSIRPSVVITHDPWKRYRLHPDHRVTGEIVLEALVQARDQSFWRELSLPASRPDALLLFEADVEDHSETVEQRHLEAKAQALACHRSQYPSSYGLAPETADATDHLLPHLIEVASQPDSAHLSERFKLITDL from the coding sequence ATGAACACACAACGTGATGGATTCGCGACCTACTTTACCACCTCTCCTCAGAGGATCAGCAAGGATCTTGAGGTCCCCGCAACGGTCCTGGCCATCGGTGCGCACCCCGATGACATCGAGTTCGGCTGCGGCGCCACCCTCGCTAAATGGGCGGAACGCTCATGTGCCACGCATATCGCCATTCTGACCGACGGGCGACGCGGTACCTGGAATCCGACACAAGACCTGCTCGCACTAGCGGTCTCGCGCCAAGCAGAGGCCCGGTCGGCAGCCCTCGCATTAGGTGCCCAGGCACCCCTCTTTCTTCAACAGATCGATGGAGAGCTCCGCGCCACCTCTGATATCGTTCTTCGTCTCGTAACGCTCCTCCGATCGATCCGCCCCTCGGTCGTCATCACTCATGACCCATGGAAACGCTATCGTCTTCACCCGGATCACCGCGTTACCGGTGAAATCGTGCTCGAAGCGCTCGTACAGGCTCGCGACCAGAGCTTCTGGCGAGAACTATCGCTACCAGCATCACGGCCTGACGCCCTTCTACTCTTTGAGGCAGACGTCGAGGACCATAGCGAGACCGTCGAACAACGTCACCTTGAGGCCAAGGCTCAAGCCCTCGCGTGTCACCGTAGTCAGTACCCTTCGAGCTATGGCCTCGCACCTGAGACAGCGGACGCAACGGACCACCTCCTGCCTCATCTCATTGAGGTAGCCTCTCAACCCGACAGCGCCCACCTAAGCGAGCGCTTCAAGCTCATCACCGACCTCTAG
- a CDS encoding MarR family winged helix-turn-helix transcriptional regulator: protein MELVKTGAAASRSSSHEQLRDAVSLILAMMPVVRTIKARAGSCQVQGVSITPRHMQVLMQILLGGEVTVSELAEQLRMSLASISLVVSQLAAIGLLERHEDPLDHRRTVVHAGPEYGWFVTEVLIDRFQPLINALDTLAPEERDNLERLAHLLSSHLVAALDGMTLDG from the coding sequence ATGGAGCTAGTGAAGACAGGGGCAGCGGCTAGCCGCTCTTCGAGCCATGAGCAGTTGCGTGATGCGGTATCGCTTATCCTTGCCATGATGCCGGTGGTGAGGACGATCAAGGCGCGAGCTGGGAGCTGTCAGGTCCAAGGCGTGTCGATTACTCCTCGCCACATGCAAGTGTTGATGCAGATTCTGTTGGGGGGAGAGGTCACCGTTAGCGAACTGGCAGAACAGCTGAGAATGAGCCTTGCAAGCATCTCGTTGGTAGTCTCACAACTGGCCGCAATAGGTCTTTTGGAACGCCATGAGGACCCTCTTGATCACCGACGAACCGTGGTGCATGCAGGCCCTGAGTACGGCTGGTTCGTCACCGAGGTGCTAATCGACCGGTTCCAGCCGCTGATCAACGCGCTCGACACCCTTGCCCCCGAAGAGCGGGACAACCTCGAGCGCCTCGCACATCTTTTGTCGTCTCACCTTGTTGCAGCGCTCGATGGAATGACGCTCGATGGGTGA
- a CDS encoding ribonuclease HII has product MMSVGIDEVGRGAWAGPLAVGVAAGDERIAGHILRRRQTESYYDSKALSPQRRRALLQQLQHAGLDFGVGYATALEIDTLGLTAALVMAAERGLVELGRKTTAAIDDHCLLLDGKHNYLQRSNVQMIVGGDRAHPLIAAASIAAKLARDAVMASLDQELPYWDFLASKGYGSKRHRFGLLWQGPSVEHRRSFRPVQALSAPLPTRFFSPQEAK; this is encoded by the coding sequence ATGATGTCGGTGGGTATTGATGAGGTGGGACGGGGCGCCTGGGCTGGTCCACTGGCGGTCGGTGTCGCTGCCGGCGATGAGAGGATCGCAGGGCATATTCTTAGGCGCCGTCAGACGGAATCGTATTATGACTCGAAGGCACTGTCGCCACAACGGCGGCGCGCGCTACTTCAGCAGCTCCAACATGCAGGGCTGGATTTTGGTGTTGGGTACGCGACGGCATTGGAGATCGATACCCTCGGGTTGACAGCGGCGCTTGTCATGGCGGCCGAGCGAGGGTTGGTCGAGCTGGGAAGAAAGACGACGGCGGCCATTGATGATCACTGTTTGTTGCTCGATGGAAAGCACAACTATCTTCAACGTTCCAACGTGCAGATGATCGTGGGTGGCGATCGTGCGCATCCACTGATCGCGGCAGCCTCGATTGCAGCCAAGTTGGCCCGTGATGCGGTGATGGCGAGCCTTGACCAGGAGTTGCCTTATTGGGATTTTCTCGCGTCGAAGGGGTATGGCTCCAAACGGCACCGATTTGGTCTCCTTTGGCAAGGACCTTCAGTTGAGCACCGCCGTTCATTTCGGCCGGTGCAGGCGCTGAGTGCGCCCCTGCCCACTCGGTTTTTCTCTCCCCAAGAGGCAAAGTAG